In Rahnella aquatilis CIP 78.65 = ATCC 33071, one DNA window encodes the following:
- a CDS encoding DMT family transporter: MTELTMIILAIVAGAALSMQAAVNGQLGEKVGVLKSAFLTFSVGAAITAVLVLFLQTPQPQTLLTVPKWQLAGALFGVPYIIVMVTAVPRVGTAVATVAVILGQLAMGMLIDNFGWLDNPQIALSWHRIAAIPCLIVALALIYRSNRKTE, translated from the coding sequence ATGACTGAACTGACTATGATTATTCTGGCCATTGTGGCGGGTGCCGCGCTGAGTATGCAGGCGGCGGTTAACGGGCAGTTAGGCGAGAAAGTGGGCGTACTGAAAAGTGCATTCCTGACGTTTAGCGTCGGGGCTGCCATTACCGCAGTGCTGGTACTGTTTTTGCAAACACCGCAGCCGCAAACCTTGCTCACCGTGCCAAAGTGGCAGCTCGCGGGCGCATTATTTGGCGTGCCGTACATCATTGTGATGGTGACAGCGGTACCCCGTGTCGGGACGGCAGTGGCAACAGTTGCGGTAATCCTCGGGCAACTGGCAATGGGTATGCTGATTGATAATTTCGGCTGGCTGGATAATCCGCAGATCGCCTTGTCATGGCACCGGATTGCGGCGATTCCCTGTTTGATCGTCGCACTGGCACTGATTTATCGCAGCAATCGCAAAACAGAATGA
- a CDS encoding RES family NAD+ phosphorylase: MKLFRIVQTRHLATAWSGAGAQLYGGRWNPPGRSVVYVTTSISLAILEILVHVQNSMLMRSYTLLSIEVPEEWLDTLEVSELAADWRSASVPDSTQRQGDTWLAEGEYVGLKVPSVIVPSEYNVLLNPQHPAFADLLSSVEREPMMFDPRLQ; encoded by the coding sequence TTGAAGCTGTTTCGTATCGTGCAGACCCGCCACCTGGCGACAGCCTGGTCGGGAGCCGGTGCGCAACTTTACGGCGGTCGCTGGAATCCGCCGGGCAGGTCGGTGGTTTATGTCACCACCAGCATCTCGCTGGCGATCCTGGAAATCCTGGTGCATGTGCAAAACAGCATGCTGATGCGTTCCTATACCTTGCTCAGTATTGAGGTGCCAGAGGAATGGCTTGATACGCTGGAAGTTTCAGAGCTGGCCGCCGACTGGCGTAGCGCCTCGGTGCCTGACAGCACACAACGTCAGGGTGACACCTGGCTGGCGGAAGGTGAATACGTCGGGCTGAAAGTGCCGTCAGTGATTGTGCCGTCAGAATACAACGTATTGCTCAATCCACAGCATCCGGCTTTTGCCGATTTACTGAGTTCAGTCGAACGCGAGCCAATGATGTTTGATCCGCGCCTTCAGTAA
- the parS gene encoding type II toxin-antitoxin system Xre/ParS family antitoxin, translated as MNSKITGLSSSSVQDSATPLWQSAGLPASSGISLINAIQKGFPVDSISRLNTELGWPKMVLLEIMGINERNYARRKAGNGLLKSEESERVARLVRIVDAATDLFEGDRVSALEWFTRPAPALDGSRPLELLSSEAGAVEVSRLIGRLQHGVFS; from the coding sequence ATGAATTCAAAAATTACCGGGCTGTCTTCCAGCTCTGTGCAAGATTCTGCAACGCCGCTTTGGCAATCTGCGGGCCTTCCCGCAAGCAGCGGAATCAGTCTGATAAATGCCATACAAAAAGGATTTCCGGTTGATAGTATCAGCCGTCTTAATACTGAGCTGGGATGGCCAAAAATGGTGTTACTGGAAATCATGGGCATTAACGAACGCAACTATGCACGGCGTAAAGCCGGGAACGGATTGCTGAAAAGTGAAGAGAGTGAACGTGTGGCACGGCTGGTGCGCATCGTGGATGCAGCAACAGATTTGTTCGAAGGAGATCGTGTCTCGGCGCTGGAATGGTTCACCCGCCCTGCTCCGGCACTGGATGGTTCGCGCCCGCTGGAACTGCTGTCTTCTGAAGCTGGCGCGGTGGAAGTCAGCCGCCTGATTGGTCGTCTCCAGCACGGTGTTTTCAGTTGA
- a CDS encoding nucleoside-specific channel-forming protein Tsx produces MKNKIIAAGALMALSYSATVLADDSNGEFVSDWWHQSVNVVGSADTRFGPTLRNDVYLEYEAFAHKDWFDFYGYIDIPKTFGAGNGNDTGIWDKNGSPLFMEIEPRFSIDKLTGTDLSFGPFKEWYFANNYIYDMGPDSDNRQNTWYMGLGTDIDTGLPMSLSLNVYAKYQWENYGAANENSWDGYRFKVKYFVPLTQLWGGNLSYIGFTNFDWGSSLGDDDFRDLNGNKARSNNSIASSHILSLNYTHWHYSFVARYFHNGGQWADGAELNFGNGNFDVKSTGWGYYGVIGYNF; encoded by the coding sequence ATGAAAAATAAAATTATTGCAGCAGGCGCTTTGATGGCTTTGTCCTACAGCGCGACCGTGCTCGCTGATGATAGCAATGGCGAATTTGTTTCTGACTGGTGGCACCAAAGTGTCAACGTTGTAGGCAGCGCCGATACCCGTTTCGGGCCTACGCTGCGTAACGATGTTTACCTTGAATATGAAGCGTTTGCGCACAAAGACTGGTTTGATTTCTACGGCTATATCGATATTCCTAAAACCTTTGGTGCCGGTAACGGCAATGACACCGGTATCTGGGATAAGAACGGTTCTCCGCTGTTTATGGAAATCGAACCACGTTTCTCTATTGATAAGCTGACCGGCACTGATCTGAGCTTCGGTCCGTTCAAAGAATGGTACTTCGCTAACAACTATATCTACGACATGGGCCCGGACAGCGATAACCGTCAGAATACCTGGTACATGGGGCTGGGCACCGACATCGACACCGGTCTGCCGATGAGCCTGTCTCTGAACGTGTATGCGAAATATCAGTGGGAAAACTACGGTGCAGCGAACGAAAACAGCTGGGACGGTTACCGTTTCAAAGTGAAGTATTTCGTTCCTCTGACGCAACTGTGGGGCGGCAACCTGAGCTATATCGGGTTCACCAACTTCGACTGGGGTTCCTCACTGGGTGACGACGATTTCCGTGATCTGAACGGCAACAAAGCGCGTTCTAATAACTCTATCGCCTCCAGCCATATCCTGTCACTGAACTATACACACTGGCATTACTCGTTCGTGGCGCGTTACTTCCACAACGGCGGCCAGTGGGCTGACGGCGCTGAGCTGAACTTCGGTAACGGTAACTTCGATGTGAAGTCCACCGGCTGGGGTTACTACGGCGTAATCGGCTACAACTTCTGA
- a CDS encoding ABC-F family ATPase, producing MLSTYNITMQFGSKPLFENINVKFGGGNRYGLIGANGCGKSTFMKILGGDLVPSGGNVVLDPNERLGKLRQDQFAFEQFSVLDTVIMGHTELWEVKEERDRIYAMAEMSEEDGYKVADLEVAYGEMDGYSAESRAGELLLGVGIPVEQHYGPMSEIAPGFKLRVLLAQALFSDPEILLLDEPTNNLDIDTIRWLEQVLNERNSTMIIISHDRHFLNMVCTHMADLDYGELRVYPGNYDEYMTAATQARELLSANNAKKKAQIAELQSFVSRFSANASKSKQATSRARQIDKIQLDEIKASSRQNPYMRFEQDKKLFRNALEVEKITKGFDNGPLFKNLGLMLEVGEKVAILGANGIGKSTLLKTLVGEHEPESGSVKWSENAKIGYYAQDHEYEFDDTLNVFDWMSQWKSEKDDEQAVRGVLGRLLFGQDDIKKKVKVLSGGEKGRMLFGKLMMQRPNILIMDEPTNHLDMESIESLNMALEMYEGTLIFVSHDREFVSSLATRILEMTPTRVIDFSGNYEDYLRSQGIN from the coding sequence GTGCTAAGTACTTACAACATCACCATGCAATTCGGCAGCAAGCCGTTATTTGAAAACATTAACGTGAAATTTGGCGGCGGTAACCGTTACGGCCTGATTGGCGCGAACGGTTGTGGCAAGTCCACTTTCATGAAGATCCTCGGCGGCGACTTAGTGCCTTCTGGCGGTAACGTCGTGCTGGACCCGAACGAGCGTCTGGGTAAATTGCGCCAGGATCAGTTCGCCTTCGAACAGTTCAGCGTGCTGGACACCGTGATCATGGGCCACACCGAATTGTGGGAAGTGAAGGAAGAGCGCGACCGCATTTACGCTATGGCGGAAATGAGTGAAGAAGACGGCTACAAAGTGGCTGATCTGGAAGTCGCTTACGGTGAAATGGACGGCTACAGCGCGGAATCCCGTGCGGGTGAATTGCTGCTGGGCGTGGGTATTCCTGTCGAACAACATTATGGCCCGATGAGCGAAATCGCACCGGGCTTTAAATTGCGTGTTTTGCTGGCGCAGGCGCTGTTCTCCGATCCGGAAATCCTGCTGCTCGACGAACCGACGAACAACCTGGACATCGATACCATTCGCTGGCTGGAGCAGGTGCTGAACGAACGTAACAGCACCATGATCATCATTTCGCATGACCGTCACTTCCTGAACATGGTGTGTACGCACATGGCGGATCTTGACTACGGTGAACTGCGTGTTTATCCGGGCAACTACGACGAATACATGACGGCGGCGACGCAGGCGCGTGAACTTCTCAGCGCCAATAACGCCAAGAAGAAAGCGCAGATTGCTGAACTGCAATCGTTCGTCAGCCGCTTCAGCGCGAACGCCTCAAAATCTAAACAGGCGACTTCCCGTGCCCGTCAGATTGATAAAATTCAGCTTGATGAAATCAAAGCATCCAGCCGTCAGAACCCTTACATGCGCTTCGAGCAGGACAAGAAATTGTTCCGAAATGCGCTGGAAGTGGAAAAAATCACCAAAGGTTTTGATAACGGTCCGCTGTTTAAAAACCTCGGCCTGATGCTGGAAGTGGGCGAGAAAGTCGCGATTCTGGGTGCTAACGGTATTGGTAAATCAACCCTGCTGAAAACGCTGGTCGGTGAGCATGAACCGGAAAGCGGTTCAGTAAAATGGTCTGAAAACGCCAAAATCGGTTATTACGCGCAGGATCATGAATATGAATTCGATGACACCCTGAACGTCTTCGACTGGATGAGCCAGTGGAAATCCGAGAAAGACGACGAGCAGGCCGTGCGCGGTGTGTTAGGCCGCCTGCTGTTCGGTCAGGACGATATCAAGAAGAAAGTGAAAGTGCTTTCCGGGGGTGAAAAAGGCCGTATGTTATTCGGGAAACTGATGATGCAACGTCCGAACATCCTGATTATGGATGAGCCAACCAACCACCTTGATATGGAATCCATCGAATCGCTGAACATGGCGCTGGAAATGTACGAAGGCACGCTAATCTTCGTTTCTCACGACCGTGAATTCGTCAGCTCGCTGGCGACGCGTATTCTGGAAATGACACCGACGCGCGTGATTGATTTCTCGGGTAATTACGAAGACTACCTGCGCAGTCAGGGCATCAATTAA
- the moeB gene encoding molybdopterin-synthase adenylyltransferase MoeB, translating into MPQLPELTDAEILRYNRQIVLKGFDFDGQEQLKASHVLIVGLGGLGCAAAQYLAAAGTGTLTLLDFDTVSLSNLQRQTLHTDARIGMPKVESAAIALAAINPHIAIHQINAQASDDMLRDLIAACDVVVDCTDNVTTRNQLNGECFAQKKPLVSGAAIRMEGQLSVFTYQPQEPCYRCLSRLFGENALTCVEAGVMAPLVGTIGSLQAMETLKLLTKWGETPRGKLLMFDAMTLQFREMKLMKDPHCEVCGDC; encoded by the coding sequence ATGCCTCAATTGCCGGAACTGACGGACGCCGAAATCCTGCGTTATAACCGCCAGATTGTTCTGAAAGGGTTTGATTTTGACGGTCAGGAGCAACTGAAAGCCAGTCATGTGCTGATTGTCGGACTGGGTGGTTTAGGCTGTGCCGCGGCGCAATATCTGGCGGCCGCAGGCACCGGTACATTAACGCTACTGGATTTCGATACGGTTTCGCTGTCCAACCTGCAACGCCAGACGCTGCATACGGATGCCCGGATCGGCATGCCGAAAGTGGAATCCGCCGCCATAGCGCTGGCGGCAATCAATCCGCACATCGCCATTCATCAGATTAATGCACAGGCCAGCGACGATATGCTGCGTGACCTGATCGCCGCCTGCGACGTGGTGGTCGACTGTACCGACAACGTCACCACACGGAATCAGCTGAACGGTGAATGTTTCGCACAGAAAAAACCACTGGTTTCCGGTGCCGCAATCCGTATGGAAGGCCAGCTCAGCGTATTTACCTATCAGCCGCAGGAGCCGTGTTACCGCTGCCTGAGCCGCTTATTTGGCGAAAATGCGCTGACCTGCGTGGAAGCCGGTGTGATGGCGCCGCTGGTCGGTACCATCGGCAGTTTACAGGCCATGGAAACCCTCAAGTTGCTGACAAAATGGGGTGAAACCCCGCGCGGAAAACTGCTGATGTTTGACGCCATGACGTTGCAGTTTCGCGAAATGAAGCTGATGAAAGATCCGCATTGTGAAGTGTGTGGTGATTGCTGA
- the moeA gene encoding molybdopterin molybdotransferase MoeA, with product MEFNTAGLISLDEALDKMRACVPPKTTQEAESLPLAGAAGRITAAPVLSPVFVPPFDNSAMDGYAVRCEELCDGAVFPVAGKAFAGAPFHGEWPAGTCIRIMTGAPVPAGADAVIMQEQTEVADAGVRFTAAITKGQNIRLTGDDIKQGDSVLPAGVRLGAAELPLLASLGVTHVDVWKPLKVAVFSTGDELQPVGTPLQEGQIYDTNRFAVRLMLEQLGCTVLDLGIIRDNPQALRKAFEEANAFADLVISSGGVSVGEADYTKQILDELGEIGFWKLAMKPGKPFAFGKLENSWFCGLPGNPVSAALTFYQLVQPFIAQLSGHTAWQFPPRLKAKAVTPLKKSPGRLDFQRGIFSTSAEGQLEVRTTGHQGSHVFSSFSQANCFIVLERERGNVSTGEIVEIEPFNALLRS from the coding sequence ATGGAATTCAATACTGCCGGTCTGATCTCACTCGACGAAGCGCTGGATAAAATGCGCGCCTGCGTACCGCCTAAAACAACTCAGGAGGCCGAATCTCTGCCACTCGCTGGTGCCGCGGGGCGTATTACCGCCGCACCGGTACTTTCACCGGTTTTCGTGCCACCGTTTGATAACTCGGCGATGGACGGCTATGCGGTGCGTTGCGAAGAGTTGTGCGATGGCGCAGTGTTCCCGGTTGCAGGCAAAGCCTTTGCGGGTGCGCCTTTTCATGGCGAATGGCCGGCCGGAACCTGCATTCGTATTATGACCGGTGCACCGGTGCCTGCAGGCGCTGACGCCGTGATCATGCAGGAACAGACCGAAGTCGCGGATGCCGGTGTACGTTTCACGGCAGCCATCACCAAAGGCCAGAATATCCGTCTGACCGGTGATGACATAAAACAGGGTGACAGCGTGCTGCCTGCCGGCGTGCGGCTGGGTGCAGCAGAATTACCCCTGCTGGCCTCACTGGGCGTCACCCACGTTGATGTCTGGAAGCCGCTGAAAGTCGCGGTATTCTCCACCGGCGATGAACTGCAACCGGTGGGCACACCTTTGCAGGAAGGCCAGATTTACGATACCAACCGTTTCGCCGTGCGCCTGATGCTGGAACAACTGGGCTGCACCGTGCTGGATCTGGGCATTATCCGCGACAATCCGCAGGCATTGCGTAAAGCTTTTGAAGAAGCCAATGCGTTTGCGGATCTGGTGATTTCCAGCGGCGGCGTGTCGGTCGGTGAAGCCGATTACACTAAGCAGATCCTGGATGAACTGGGTGAAATTGGTTTCTGGAAGCTTGCCATGAAACCGGGCAAACCTTTCGCGTTCGGCAAACTTGAAAACAGCTGGTTCTGCGGTTTGCCGGGTAATCCGGTGTCGGCTGCGCTGACGTTTTATCAACTGGTTCAGCCCTTTATTGCGCAATTGTCCGGCCATACGGCCTGGCAGTTCCCGCCACGCCTGAAGGCAAAAGCGGTAACACCATTAAAAAAATCCCCCGGACGTCTCGATTTCCAGCGCGGTATTTTCAGCACCAGTGCCGAAGGTCAACTGGAAGTCCGCACCACCGGACATCAGGGCTCGCATGTGTTCAGCTCATTCAGTCAGGCCAACTGTTTCATCGTACTTGAACGCGAACGCGGCAATGTGTCGACAGGCGAAATCGTCGAAATCGAACCGTTTAACGCCCTGTTGCGGAGCTGA
- a CDS encoding DeoR family transcriptional regulator has product MLKKNRHQAILQLVEQHEVLQVSELAQSLDVSLETIRRDLSEMQDKGLILRRHGRARRLAAQPETSWLNSLQRCPQL; this is encoded by the coding sequence GTGCTTAAAAAAAATCGTCATCAGGCCATCCTTCAGTTGGTTGAACAACATGAAGTGCTACAGGTAAGCGAACTGGCACAATCGCTGGATGTCAGTCTCGAAACGATCAGACGCGATCTGAGTGAAATGCAGGACAAAGGATTGATTTTACGCCGCCACGGACGTGCGCGTCGTCTGGCCGCTCAGCCTGAAACATCCTGGCTAAACAGTTTGCAGCGTTGCCCGCAGCTTTAA
- the tsgA gene encoding MFS transporter TsgA, whose product METVYNRRRINVISWLSYFFTGGLVSTLGIVIGPVATAFNKDPGFIGQMFSLMNIGLFLPIMISGILMRKFDLGKQLMTGSFISVLVCIALFIMPSITLFGVGVFLIGATAGLMMSIGSYLVVRINDDPKKRSANLIFTDFFFALSGMTLSLVLGFLFKHGASWLAMYGIMGVLSLLMILLCAGQKFPNVPQPVKNEASHNVAKEPWGIAVFFLCIALFAFVFTELVFTLWMPSWLHEHFSMETDRAAIYITTYWMVKAIGLFLNQFTVRFVKLRTFLLISVIIGMASLAVLTTSNSPTLVLFAVGLFGFCNSGLFSGLMSYGSLQVKNSPPTLTSALLTTSSVGTLIFASFSSFIYNEYGLFWALNIATVSYALLVLMVVLASLKSKAEKINHEVTAH is encoded by the coding sequence ATGGAAACTGTTTATAACCGCCGTCGGATTAATGTGATCTCATGGCTCAGCTATTTCTTTACCGGTGGACTGGTTTCCACTCTGGGCATTGTTATCGGACCGGTGGCCACTGCATTTAACAAAGATCCGGGCTTTATCGGCCAGATGTTCTCCTTAATGAACATCGGTCTGTTCCTGCCAATCATGATCAGCGGCATTCTGATGCGTAAGTTTGATCTGGGCAAACAGCTGATGACCGGCTCTTTCATTTCCGTGCTGGTGTGTATCGCGCTGTTTATCATGCCGTCGATTACCCTGTTCGGCGTGGGCGTGTTCCTGATCGGTGCCACCGCGGGCCTGATGATGTCTATCGGCAGCTACCTGGTCGTTCGTATTAATGACGATCCGAAAAAACGTTCAGCGAACTTAATCTTCACCGACTTCTTCTTTGCGCTTTCCGGTATGACGCTGTCACTGGTGCTGGGTTTCCTGTTCAAACACGGCGCAAGCTGGCTGGCGATGTACGGCATCATGGGCGTTCTGAGCTTGCTGATGATTTTGCTGTGCGCGGGTCAGAAATTCCCGAATGTTCCGCAACCGGTTAAAAACGAAGCCAGTCATAACGTGGCGAAAGAGCCATGGGGAATCGCAGTCTTCTTCCTGTGTATTGCGTTGTTTGCTTTTGTCTTTACCGAACTGGTCTTCACGCTGTGGATGCCAAGCTGGCTGCATGAGCACTTCAGTATGGAAACAGACCGTGCCGCGATTTACATCACCACCTACTGGATGGTGAAAGCGATTGGCCTGTTCCTGAACCAGTTCACCGTGCGTTTCGTGAAACTGCGGACTTTCCTGCTAATTTCCGTGATTATCGGCATGGCAAGCCTGGCAGTGCTCACCACCAGCAATTCGCCGACGCTGGTGCTCTTTGCCGTGGGTCTGTTCGGTTTCTGTAACTCCGGTCTGTTCTCCGGCCTGATGAGCTACGGTAGCCTGCAGGTGAAAAATTCACCCCCTACGCTGACATCCGCACTGCTGACCACCAGTTCCGTCGGCACGCTGATTTTCGCGTCCTTCTCTTCTTTCATCTACAACGAGTACGGTTTGTTCTGGGCGCTGAATATCGCGACCGTTTCCTACGCGTTGCTGGTGCTGATGGTGGTGCTTGCCAGCCTGAAGAGCAAGGCAGAGAAAATTAACCACGAAGTGACCGCACACTGA
- a CDS encoding isoaspartyl peptidase/L-asparaginase family protein: MSFSTDNSAASVSDKKRPVIAIHGGAGAITRAAMSAEKERLYLAELERIVTSGQAILASGGSALDAVTEAVRLLEECPLFNAGKGAVFTHQGTHELDACIMDGRTLDAGAISCVNHIRNPVLTARKVLEVSPHVMFTGAGAEAFAREHGQEMVGPDYFFTQERYDQLQRAIAADTGVMLDHDGASLSASASDDPLDPEHKFGTVGAVAMDVLGNLAAATSTGGMTNKQAGRVGDSPIIGAGCYASNNTVAISSTGTGEVFMRTVAAYDVAALMEYAGLSLEEATRKVVQEKLLPLGGSGGMIAVDKFGNVVLPFNSEGMYRGFARVGDAPVVSIYRS, encoded by the coding sequence ATGAGTTTTTCTACTGATAATTCAGCGGCTTCCGTTTCGGACAAGAAGCGGCCGGTTATTGCGATCCACGGTGGTGCAGGGGCGATTACCCGCGCAGCAATGAGCGCTGAAAAAGAACGACTTTATTTAGCCGAACTGGAGAGAATAGTCACCAGCGGACAGGCTATTCTGGCCTCCGGCGGCAGCGCACTGGATGCGGTCACCGAAGCGGTGCGTCTGCTCGAAGAATGCCCGTTATTTAATGCCGGAAAAGGGGCTGTTTTTACCCATCAGGGCACTCATGAGTTAGACGCCTGCATTATGGACGGCCGTACGCTCGATGCCGGTGCCATCAGTTGTGTGAACCATATTCGCAATCCTGTTCTCACCGCCCGTAAGGTGCTGGAAGTCAGCCCGCATGTGATGTTTACCGGTGCGGGCGCGGAGGCGTTTGCCCGTGAACACGGCCAGGAAATGGTCGGACCGGATTATTTTTTCACGCAGGAACGTTATGACCAGTTGCAGCGTGCTATCGCGGCGGATACCGGCGTGATGCTCGATCACGACGGCGCATCGCTCAGTGCATCTGCCTCAGATGACCCGCTGGATCCTGAACATAAATTTGGCACCGTGGGTGCCGTGGCGATGGATGTTCTGGGCAATCTGGCGGCGGCGACATCGACCGGTGGTATGACTAACAAGCAGGCCGGGCGCGTGGGCGATTCGCCGATCATTGGTGCCGGGTGCTATGCCAGCAATAATACGGTGGCGATTTCCAGCACCGGCACCGGCGAAGTGTTTATGCGCACGGTGGCGGCTTATGATGTGGCGGCGCTGATGGAATACGCCGGTCTTTCTCTGGAAGAGGCCACCCGCAAGGTGGTGCAGGAAAAACTGCTGCCCCTGGGCGGAAGCGGCGGAATGATTGCCGTGGATAAATTTGGCAACGTGGTGCTGCCTTTTAACAGTGAAGGCATGTACCGCGGCTTTGCCAGGGTGGGTGATGCACCCGTCGTCAGTATTTACCGCTCATGA
- a CDS encoding dipeptide ABC transporter ATP-binding protein — translation MNSPLILPPDHVLAVSQLSVQFAHEGQVIPAVNQLSFQVKRGETLAIVGESGSGKSVTSLALMRLVEQGGGKISQGEMQFRRRNGEVVDLRNASQPAMRNLRGADMAMIFQEPMTSLNPVFPVGEQIAESIRLHQNKDHRAARAEALRMLDLVRIPEARNILDSYPHQLSGGMRQRVMIAMALSCKPALLIADEPTTALDVTIQAQILQLIRVLQKEMQMGVIFITHDMGVVAEIADRVLVMHQGNSVETGEVNAIFRSPQAPYTRTLLAAVPKLGSMAGKPLPARFPAPEQQESDPALIQNTLTPGVPPILQVRDLVTRFDLRSGIFNRVTRRVHAVEKVSFDLHPGETLALVGESGCGKSTTGRSLLKLVKSQGGTITFKGQTLTDIGGSELQHLRRDIQFIFQDPYASLDPRLTVGYSIMEPLLVHNLAKGAEAEARVAWLLEKVGLLPEHAQRYPHEFSGGQRQRICIARALALNPKVVIADESVSALDVSIRAQIINLLMDLQKEFGLAFLFISHDMAVVERISHRVAVMYLGQIVEIGSRRAVFETPQHAYTRKLMAAVPVADPAHKRKDQALLVDEIPSPIRGLHDDPVVMPLVKVGEGHFVARHTIAGIY, via the coding sequence ATGAACAGTCCTCTGATCCTGCCTCCCGACCACGTGCTGGCTGTCAGCCAGCTCAGCGTACAGTTTGCCCATGAAGGGCAGGTGATCCCGGCGGTTAATCAGCTCAGTTTTCAGGTGAAACGGGGTGAAACGCTGGCGATTGTGGGCGAATCGGGTTCCGGAAAATCCGTGACCTCACTGGCACTGATGCGGCTGGTGGAACAGGGCGGCGGGAAGATTTCACAAGGGGAAATGCAATTTCGTCGCCGTAACGGTGAGGTGGTCGATCTGAGAAACGCCTCGCAGCCCGCCATGCGCAACCTGCGCGGCGCGGATATGGCGATGATTTTTCAGGAGCCGATGACGTCGCTCAATCCGGTCTTTCCGGTGGGGGAGCAAATTGCCGAATCGATCCGTTTGCACCAGAACAAAGATCACCGCGCCGCCCGCGCGGAAGCGTTACGGATGCTTGATCTGGTGCGCATTCCCGAAGCCCGGAATATTCTCGACAGTTACCCGCATCAGCTTTCCGGCGGTATGCGCCAGCGGGTGATGATTGCGATGGCACTCTCCTGTAAACCGGCGTTGCTGATAGCCGACGAACCGACCACAGCGCTGGATGTCACTATTCAGGCGCAAATTCTGCAACTGATCCGTGTGCTGCAAAAAGAGATGCAGATGGGCGTGATTTTTATCACGCATGATATGGGTGTGGTGGCCGAAATTGCTGATCGTGTGCTGGTGATGCATCAGGGCAACAGTGTGGAAACCGGAGAGGTGAACGCTATATTCCGCTCTCCGCAGGCGCCTTACACCCGGACGTTGCTGGCGGCGGTGCCAAAACTCGGCTCGATGGCGGGTAAACCGCTGCCCGCCCGCTTTCCCGCGCCTGAACAGCAGGAAAGCGATCCGGCGCTGATTCAAAACACTCTCACGCCAGGTGTGCCACCAATATTGCAGGTGCGTGATCTGGTCACGCGCTTTGACCTGCGCAGCGGCATTTTTAATCGGGTGACCCGCCGGGTTCATGCTGTGGAAAAAGTCAGTTTTGATTTACATCCTGGTGAAACGCTGGCGCTGGTAGGGGAATCAGGCTGCGGGAAATCCACCACCGGCCGTTCGCTGCTGAAACTGGTGAAAAGTCAGGGAGGCACTATCACTTTTAAGGGCCAGACGCTGACCGATATCGGTGGCAGCGAACTGCAACATCTGCGCCGCGATATTCAGTTTATCTTTCAGGATCCCTATGCCTCGCTCGATCCGCGCCTGACGGTAGGATATTCCATCATGGAACCGCTGCTGGTTCACAACCTGGCAAAAGGCGCGGAAGCCGAAGCCCGTGTGGCGTGGTTGCTGGAGAAAGTCGGGCTGCTGCCGGAACACGCGCAGCGCTATCCTCACGAATTTTCCGGCGGACAGCGGCAGCGAATTTGCATTGCGCGTGCGCTGGCGCTTAATCCAAAAGTGGTGATTGCCGATGAATCGGTTTCGGCGCTGGATGTGTCTATCCGCGCGCAAATCATCAATCTGCTGATGGATTTGCAGAAAGAGTTTGGTCTGGCATTTTTGTTTATTTCTCACGATATGGCCGTTGTGGAACGCATCAGCCACCGTGTGGCGGTGATGTATCTTGGGCAGATTGTGGAAATCGGCTCGCGCCGTGCGGTATTTGAAACGCCGCAACATGCGTATACCCGCAAACTGATGGCCGCTGTGCCAGTTGCCGATCCGGCGCACAAGCGAAAAGATCAGGCGCTGCTGGTTGATGAAATCCCCAGTCCGATCCGCGGGTTGCACGATGACCCGGTGGTGATGCCATTGGTGAAGGTGGGCGAAGGTCATTTCGTCGCCAGACATACGATTGCGGGTATTTACTGA